The Notolabrus celidotus isolate fNotCel1 chromosome 6, fNotCel1.pri, whole genome shotgun sequence nucleotide sequence ttttttatttaactcattttagctctccttacctttgtcatgtgcttttgtgttttaactcactatgtcttgcactctgtaaagcactttgtaaacatgattttaaaaggtgctatataaataaaatgtattattattatcatgggGCTTTTATTGGGTATTGTATGTCATTATAAGTTACCCTTCAATCCCTGCCTCTACAAATAATGATGTTGAATTATATCTCTTGATTGTCTGTTAAAATTCAGCGTATCAAAGGGTCAGCATCCACAAGCAATAAGTGGCATATCAGTGAAGTGCCAAGGACTGTAACAAAAAGCGCTGCACATAAAATAATCTGTATCATATCTTTTAATGTCATTGTTAGACATTAGACTGTAAAAAGCTGACACAGCATCAAAGACGGGGAataaattacaacaaatgtttCCCAGACAGAATCAAACTAGGGTCGTGGAGAGTACAATGTCAGTACCGTTCACCTGCAGCTTCTCAGCTCACCTATAATGGTGAATGTCCTCGAAGGACTTGGTATTGTTGATGGCAAAGACACAGAGGAAGCCCTCCCCTGTCCTCATGTACTGATCCCTCATGGCGCTGTACTCCTCCTGACCTGCAGTGTCCAGGATGTCCAGCAGACATGTCTCCCCGTCGATCACTACCTGTTTTCTGTACGAGTCCTAGAAGTAAAGGAGGTCAGAGAGCGTCAAAACTCTGGGATTAAGAGTACTGAGTCACCAAATCCAGGCTAATTTAGAACAATGAAAGGCAGATTATggacaaaataatttaataattaatAGTTTTCTTAATACTTTGTTATAAATAGTGTACTGTGAACAGCCATGGCATGAAAAAGTGCAATAATTTGAGACTGCGTGACATTCCTGGATTACACTTTTTCATGTTGATGGCTAAGTGATAGATAATTTTGCAGCAATCGCGAGGAAAAAGCTTTTCTTTTCATAACATTTAAGTTAAACATAGATAAAGAATGGTGAATTATGATAAAAGGTAATATATCATAATGtgctcaaattaaaacaaagtccTAATTTCCATTGTGATGAAACACTCTAGCCTTCATTACACTGAAGGCTGCATTAAATCTGatccaaaacaaatacaagtctCATCCTGTGAGCAGCTGTTGCTCAGATGGTACCCCAAACTTGAATGATCTTTTGAGGAGCCTGAACCTGCAACAGCACTACAATGACTGATTCTTGCACAGACTATGTTCACTCCACAGAGGTTATCCCCCTGAGAAAGCGTGCTGGCAGACACACATGGAAAGTTGTTAAAAACCTGTTGGGTGTCTTTTTAAGACTTAAACCTGAAGAACCTGCTGCAACTCCTTTTCAAGAGGAGTTTCGCCTTGtaccaaaatacacacacaaaaagaaaacatggacaCAGTCGTGGACTGGGGACAGACACATATGAGTACACACAGTTTCTTTACCTCAATGGTGGGGTCATATTCGTCCACAAAGTGATTCTGGATGAGTTGAATTGTAAGTGCGCTCTTGCCAACGCCACCTGCTCCCACCACTACCAGCTTATATTCTGTCATGATTCACCTGCAGGATCCAAAGAGAAGCACACTTTACTCATATATTTCCACTGAAAAAGACAGTCATCTGGCACATCAACTACCCATCCAGTGCACCATCAATGCCTTAAGGGACAAGATCATATGTGtacttttaattgtttaatgaCATACTACTACAATTTTTCAACTAACTCTATTTATCACTTTTCATTTTATCTGACAAGCTGACACTTCTTTTAGGACAATTGTGACCGAAGGATTGGCAGTCAGAGAAAATTGTGATTTGTGTCTGTTGTCCAAAAAGAGCCAgagtattattttaataattctgCTGATTTACTGGAATGTGAGATCTCATACCATCTTTCTTATTTATCATTTAGGCTTGCTGAAATAACTACAATCACCGGACTTATTAGATAATGCTTCATGAGATTATATGTGAATGAGGGAATATGAACCACTGAAAGGCTGCTGTTGAATTCAGGAATTAAGGAGAGTTTCTGTCAgccctgaaaaataaatacaatgttgATGAACCCCCTATTTagatataaaataaattatgacTCTCTGTGTCAAAACAACAATCTTTGTTGAAAAAGTTTAGCTACCAGgggataaaataaacaatatttaTCCTTTGGGAATTTTCTGATCACAAATGATTATGGACTAGGCTAAAAGAGAAAGGAGATAGTTATAAATACCCTGTAATCAAATGTCTAAATCCAGCAGCACATTCAGCTGTATTATCTGAGCAGCAGCCACCCAACAGAAACTATCCCCAGGCAGAAATCTATGACATTACATTAAGGCTCCAGAATTGACAGGCGACTGGGAGGCTCTGTGCTGTCTGACTGCTTTGTGGAGCGGCACCCATCAATAGTGGCAGCTGGCCTTTTCAGAAGTTACAGTACATACTGCTCACAGCTccacacagcctgcagtcagGGAGGAGCTCCACTGACTATCATTGCCTTTtctagacaaacaaaaaaacagaatgtgGTTTGATAGGTATTTGGCTAACAAAGGTATACTTTTACTACTACACTTATTAGAGATCTCAACACTTGAAATTGCTCCCTGACATTATCATGTGTACGTCACACCCAACAGTCTGTGATTTAAACATATTACAGAGTGGCTTGTCTTACAACAGGAGAAAAACATCTTATCTGTATGCAGATAAAGAGCTCTGACTATGTCAGACAACACTGCAAGTTCTCTAGAGAACATGCTTGCGATGACTTTACATACTACCACTTCTGTGTTACAGGGCACTTAGACTATCTATGAATAACTTAGTGAAGTGAGCTGACAAACAGGGATGTCATGGAGCTTCTTAAGGGTTCAATAagtagtaaaaaatattgttcCCAACCCTCTGCTGTTTTTTAGTAAAGCTAAGCAACAATTAACTATTCAAAGTGTAGCATAACATTACAAATTGCGTCTAAAACTGTGGTTAAGTTATGATAACATTGCAGTCATGGACAAACATGTCTGAAAATATATGTCTGCAAGTTGTGGACATTTTAGCCTAGCGTTCACTCGACTTGGGTGGCTTAATATATCCAAATGTTATGGACTACACCACCGAAGACAAAGTTATATATCTCTATAAAACTACATTTTCCAGCCGTCATCGCACAAGCCTTTAACTAGTCTGCCAACTATGTTAGTCGAGGACACAACAGGGTCTCTAAACCGCTGTGTCCTAGCAGGGAAATACACCTAGAGCTTAAAAATGGGGAGGAATTTGATTTAAATCCACTGCTGTGTGCCCGCAGGGTTGCCAGATTGGTTGTGTGAAACCCTCTGAGCACTCTGTTTAAATAACCAGGCTGCTGTGTTAGCTAATAGCTTAGCACTGGAGGTCGCCCACAGCCTCAACAGAAAGCTAACTTAGCCCCTTTGTGCTAATGTATggtaataacaaaaaataactcATGActgcagcagagtgtctgcATGGAGTTTGTGACCATGTCGATATCATTCATTCAAAAGGAAAGGGGTGCAAATTCAGGAGCCGCCATTGACAGGCTAGCCCAATGGTCTGCATTGCAGGGCCAGGCGTTAGGTTAACAATTGGGCGTAGTTTGCACTTTCACcgaaaataaacatgtacacAACAAATGTATTGCTCATTGGTAACACACTAGACATGCTGACCTGTCTACTACATTAGCTGTACAGTGTGATATCAAATCCCCACAGCGGCACACATGTTTGAATCTTATCCATTTGTTTTACCTTTTAGCAAGTGTGGAGTTCCGCGTCCGAAGTAGCGACCAAATAAGTCAAGCTGATTTTCCTCTGCTTTCACACGATCTCTGCATTTCCTATTTCACACCGAAACGCCCCGCATGTAAGTTGGTCTACTGTGTCTCAGAAGCAAGCAGGAATATACGAATAAGTGGGAAAATTAATCGATTGAACTTTCCATTTGATCCAGCGTCCGGCCTAGCTGTTCAGGTTGGCCTCCTTTACGCGAATATGGGCGGATACCGGGGCGCACTTTACCCAGAAAGCATAGCAGGGGATTTCAAGCTATTTGGGGCATATTTATCGACTTTATAACGCATCGTGAGGCGTGATATCCTTAATATTGTCATGCTTAAATGTAACATCGGGGTTTTAATTATTTACTGTATGTGTATTTACTCCTGAGTCGATCCTGCAAGTGCTCTACACGCCGTGTGTGCGCAAATATTGccacatttatttttacatgaaaGCTCAGTTAAAGTGATTGATGtctctttatatttatattttttaatcataaacATTGTAGTAGCTATGTAGGTCACATGGTGTCAAGTTCAGGACGTCTCTTCTGTATCGTGatctcctgctgctgcctgctgcaGAGTCAACAAAGCCTAGGGGGCGACTCCACTATATATAGGCTCTAAATATAACCGAGCTGTGCTGCAGGGACGTCATTCCCAGGCAAGGAAATGATTTGGCAATCCCTTGTCAGTTTTCCAAAGCGTTCCCTGGGATAGCTCCTGCGCACTGGATGTGCATATTGGGAGGTTCGCAACAAAACAAGCACTAATACTAAAACCGATTAAGACACAATCTACGCCTCTTTACGGATGACGTGGGAcatgatttaattattttcaatttaCTTGTCTGGTAGAGCCAGAATTATTTTACGATGATGGTACGTGAGTGATTTTCTTCTATTGGAGAGGTAGGAACCCAAAAACTGATAAAGAACTGACCTAGTCCACGAAATCTAACAGCCCAATAATCAAGAACAATAAGAGGCAAAAATACGAGATCAAATAGATTCACAAATATACCAAAACACAATTTTAATTTCCTACAGTAGACACGCTAGAGGTCACTGTTGACTAACTGTCAGGATGTTCTCCAAGCTGCACACAGCCTGACCTGAGCTAAGGTTGTGGTTTAAGCAAATGACAAGCCTAACCATTGTTCTGCATTTGTCTTTTTTCAGTGaaagagatcccacgttacttGAAATTCAGAAAGGCCTGACATACATTTCTTACACATATTTAGACATTGACCCATGTGGCAGTGTTCAGAGATCAGAGACTGACTTGTCTTTTTTTAGTCAGAAAATATGAATTTGTATACCTATGTTGTGCACATTGGCACATTATAAGTATTGCTCTCCTATGAGAACAACTAGAAGTAATATTCAGTAGGCTATTTATGGTATGAGTTACAgttacatgcacacaaaaacaaaaaaatagataaaagaaGTGTACAGCTTTATGATGCACCTGTTTTAGATCTAATTGTCCAACAGGCTGGAAAAGCTTGTTGAATAGAGAATATTTTCTAAAGTTAAAGCATCATTAATGTCACACTCCTAATGGCTGTATTCCTCACAAAGTTTTTACTGGAAGAGGTCATAGAACAACCTGTAACCATTTAATAGTTTACTATTATGTTAAAATCACAGTTGTACAGTTTTAAAATTAATTActgttacttaaaaaaataaaatgtgaaaaagtttttttaaatttgaagacTTGAGTTTTTTATTCTAGTAACACCCCTATATCCTGTGTGTGATCACAAGTAGATACAATGCCAATACAGTTATCCTCTCCGGTGGTAAATATCTACTTTAAGTTAAAAATGGGATGATAGTTTTTATATCAAGTCACAAAGGAAAGCCAGAAGAGGAAATTGGTGCAGTTTATCAACTGACACTGTCATATACACATGaaattattcatgttttatataAATTGACATGTTTCAAAACTCTAGCATGAGCTGaatctgtgtgttttgattAGTATGAGGATTAGAATGCTATTACTAACTGATTTAGAAGGGACGtcagagaaggaaaaaaggac carries:
- the kras gene encoding GTPase KRas; protein product: MTEYKLVVVGAGGVGKSALTIQLIQNHFVDEYDPTIEDSYRKQVVIDGETCLLDILDTAGQEEYSAMRDQYMRTGEGFLCVFAINNTKSFEDIHHYREQIKRVKDSEDVPMVLVGNKCDLPSRTVDTKQAQDLARSYGIPFIETSAKTRQGVDDAFYTLVREIRKHKEKMSKEGKKKKKKSKTKCTLM